A stretch of the Rosa rugosa chromosome 5, drRosRugo1.1, whole genome shotgun sequence genome encodes the following:
- the LOC133712751 gene encoding uncharacterized protein LOC133712751 — MEGIEHRTVKVNGINMHVAEKGQGPVILFIHGFPELWYTWRHQIQALASLGYRAVAPDLRGYGDTDAPADPSSYTYFHVVGDLVALLDAVAADQEKVFVVGHDWGALIAWYFCLFRPDRVKALVNMSVAFTPRNPQRKTLETLRAVYGDDYYMCRFQEPGEIEAEFAQIGTARVMKEFLTYRHPGPLFLPKGKGFGHPPDAPIPLPSWLSEDDVNYYASFFEKTGFTGGINYYRNLDRNWELTAPWTGAQIKVPVKFIVGDQDLVYNSVGGKDFIHKGGLKKYVPFLEEVVVMEGVAHFINEERPKEISVHIHDFIKKF, encoded by the exons ATGGAGGGAATAGAGCACAGGACGGTCAAAGTCAACGGGATCAACATGCACGTAGCCGAGAAGGGTCAAGGCCCGGTGATCCTCTTCATCCACGGCTTCCCGGAGCTGTGGTACACCTGGAGGCACCAAATCCAGGCCTTGGCCTCGCTCGGCTACCGAGCCGTGGCGCCGGACCTCCGCGGCTACGGCGACACGGACGCGCCCGCCGACCCGTCTAGCTACACGTACTTCCACGTGGTGGGTGATCTGGTGGCGCTGTTGGACGCCGTAGCCGCGGATCAGGAGAAGGTGTTCGTGGTCGGGCACGACTGGGGTGCGCTCATCGCTTGGTATTTTTGCCTGTTTCGGCCGGACCGGGTTAAGGCTCTGGTCAACATGAGCGTGGCGTTCACTCCTAGAAATCCTCAGAGGAAGACTCTTGAAACCTTGAGAGCTGTTTATGGGGATGACTATTACATGTGCAGATTTcag GAACCAGGAGAGATTGAAGCTGAGTTTGCCCAGATTGGTACTGCAAGAGTTATGAAGGAATTTCTAACATATCGCCATCCTGGTCCACTTTTCCTGCCTAAaggtaaaggctttggacatcCCCCAGATGCTCCAATTCCCTTGCCAAGTTGGTTGTCTGAGGATGATGTTAACTACTATGCCAGCTTCTTCGAGAAGACGGGATTCACTGGTGGCATAAATTACTATCGAAACTTGGATCG AAACTGGGAACTGACGGCACCCTGGACTGGGGCTCAAATAAAAGTTCCAGTTAAGTTCATTGTGGGGGACCAAGACCTAGTTTATAATTCAGTAGGCGGCAAGGATTTCATACACAAAGGTGGTTTGAAGAAGTATGTGCCGTTTCTAGAAGAGGTAGTCGTAATGGAAGGAGTTGCCCATTTTATCAACGAAGAAAGGCCTAAAGAAATTAGTGTACACATCCATGACTTCATCAAGAAATTCTAG